The following are encoded in a window of bacterium genomic DNA:
- a CDS encoding neutral/alkaline non-lysosomal ceramidase N-terminal domain-containing protein encodes MRFGIDRTSITPDWPSYMAGYGARKDLSDGVHDPLTFTSLILEEKGKKVFIGAVDLIGLGRGLSLKLRENIAKILGVNLSDVMINCSHTHGGIKLRPSDYEVDNTAQDSVIKKNVELLETKVYASVKKAIEKMEEGELFYGEGITTVPMNRRLLYKGVVENMPNPDGKVDDALKVLKITDKNGDVAAVITRVSCHPVATGAKHLLTADY; translated from the coding sequence ATGAGATTCGGGATAGACAGAACAAGTATCACTCCAGATTGGCCAAGTTATATGGCTGGTTATGGAGCAAGAAAAGATTTGAGTGATGGAGTACATGACCCCTTAACGTTTACTTCTCTTATTTTGGAAGAAAAAGGTAAAAAAGTTTTTATTGGTGCTGTTGACCTTATTGGGCTTGGAAGGGGATTATCTTTAAAGTTGAGAGAAAATATTGCTAAAATTCTTGGCGTGAACTTATCTGATGTAATGATAAACTGTTCGCATACTCACGGTGGAATAAAATTAAGACCTTCCGATTATGAAGTAGACAATACTGCTCAGGACTCTGTAATAAAAAAGAATGTAGAACTCCTTGAAACAAAGGTTTATGCATCTGTAAAAAAAGCAATAGAAAAAATGGAGGAAGGAGAACTTTTTTATGGTGAGGGTATTACAACTGTTCCTATGAACAGACGGCTTTTGTATAAAGGTGTTGTTGAAAATATGCCTAACCCAGACGGTAAGGTTGATGATGCTTTGAAGGTTTTAAAGATTACAGACAAAAATGGTGATGTAGCGGCTGTTATTACAAGGGTTTCGTGTCATCCGGTAGCAACAGGAGCAAAACATCTTCTTACTGCTGACTAT